One Paraburkholderia kururiensis DNA window includes the following coding sequences:
- a CDS encoding YhbY family RNA-binding protein codes for MPALQISSDQRAALRSEAHALKPVVLVGAEGLTDAVLKEIKVHLAAHELIKIRVFGDERETRLAIYEEICDRLNAAPIQHIGKLLVIWKPRPAERTAERGAARKAAVPGAREARAAGAAGESKGRAPRVVKVVKPSDNPMRRNRPELVVVRGNERVTAGGNVKRAKKRQTGAKRQHQGTK; via the coding sequence ATGCCCGCCCTCCAAATCTCCTCCGACCAGCGCGCCGCCCTGCGCTCCGAAGCGCACGCGCTCAAACCGGTCGTACTCGTCGGCGCCGAAGGCTTGACCGATGCCGTCCTCAAAGAGATCAAGGTGCACCTCGCGGCCCATGAACTCATCAAGATCCGCGTGTTCGGCGACGAGCGCGAAACGCGCCTCGCCATCTACGAGGAAATCTGCGACCGGCTCAACGCCGCGCCGATCCAACATATCGGCAAGCTGCTGGTGATCTGGAAGCCCCGCCCCGCCGAACGCACGGCGGAGCGGGGTGCGGCTCGCAAAGCAGCCGTGCCCGGCGCGCGCGAGGCACGAGCTGCCGGCGCCGCGGGCGAGTCGAAAGGCCGCGCCCCGCGCGTCGTCAAAGTGGTTAAACCGAGCGACAACCCGATGCGCCGAAACAGGCCCGAACTCGTCGTGGTACGCGGCAATGAGCGCGTGACGGCGGGCGGAAACGTGAAACGGGCGAAAAAGCGCCAGACGGGTGCGAAACGACAGCACCAGGGCACCAAGTAA
- a CDS encoding DUF4149 domain-containing protein: MPHRVFRLIVVVWVGSLLTVGYVVAPVLFASLDRMTAGSVAAQLFRIEAVIGVVSGVLLLALGNLFVRRGNDAYRRLRWMIAGMLVCVLVGYFGLQPFMNALRVAALNAGTDVGHSAYASRFGLLHGVSSLFYLVESFFGLALVWMLPGSVAQSAPLR, translated from the coding sequence ATGCCTCACCGGGTATTCCGGCTCATCGTCGTGGTCTGGGTCGGCAGCCTGCTGACTGTCGGCTACGTCGTGGCGCCCGTGCTCTTCGCTTCGCTCGACCGTATGACGGCGGGCAGCGTTGCGGCACAGCTGTTTCGTATCGAAGCAGTGATTGGTGTGGTGTCTGGCGTATTGTTGCTCGCGCTCGGCAATCTGTTCGTTCGGCGTGGCAACGACGCTTACCGGCGGCTGCGCTGGATGATTGCGGGCATGCTGGTGTGCGTGCTCGTCGGTTATTTCGGACTGCAGCCGTTCATGAACGCGCTGCGTGTCGCGGCCTTGAATGCTGGTACGGACGTAGGCCATTCCGCGTACGCCAGCCGGTTCGGCCTGCTGCATGGCGTCTCCAGCCTGTTCTATCTGGTGGAGAGCTTCTTCGGTCTGGCGCTGGTCTGGATGCTGCCGGGCAGTGTGGCGCAGAGCGCGCCGCTCAGGTAG
- the greA gene encoding transcription elongation factor GreA: protein MSTIPLTKRGADQLRDELQRLKTVERPAVINSIAEARAQGDLSENAEYDAAKEKQGFIEGRIAEIESKLAAAQIIDPAALEADGRVVFAATVELEDLESGKTVTYQIVGDDEADLEHGLISISSPIARALIGKSEGDVAAVQAPSGVREYEIIEVRYV from the coding sequence ATGAGCACTATTCCCTTGACCAAACGTGGCGCGGATCAACTGCGCGACGAATTGCAGCGTCTGAAAACGGTTGAGCGTCCCGCTGTCATTAATTCGATCGCGGAAGCCCGCGCGCAGGGCGACCTGTCGGAAAACGCGGAATACGACGCCGCCAAAGAAAAACAGGGTTTTATCGAAGGCCGCATTGCCGAGATCGAGTCGAAGCTTGCCGCGGCGCAGATCATCGACCCCGCCGCGCTGGAAGCGGACGGCCGCGTCGTGTTCGCAGCAACGGTGGAACTCGAAGACCTCGAATCGGGCAAGACCGTGACGTATCAAATCGTCGGCGACGACGAAGCCGACCTCGAGCACGGCCTCATCTCCATCAGTTCGCCCATCGCGCGTGCGCTCATCGGCAAGTCGGAAGGCGACGTCGCCGCCGTGCAGGCGCCAAGCGGCGTGCGCGAGTACGAAATCATCGAAGTCCGTTACGTCTGA
- a CDS encoding RlmE family RNA methyltransferase produces MAKNRFNQSWLHDHINDPYVKMAQREGYRARAAYKLKEIDEQDKLIRPGQVIVDLGAAPGSWSQYVRNKLAQGSRRDAARQGGIDGTIIALDLLPMEPIADVHFIEGDFREESVLAQLEEVVGDRPVDLVISDMAPNLSGVAVADAARIEHVCDLALEFAQQHLKPDGALLVKCFHGSGYSQIVEKFKHQFKIVAARKPKASRDKSAETFILGRQLKRPDARDK; encoded by the coding sequence ATGGCAAAAAATCGATTCAATCAGTCGTGGCTGCACGACCACATCAACGATCCGTACGTGAAGATGGCGCAGCGGGAGGGCTATCGCGCCCGCGCCGCCTACAAGCTCAAGGAAATCGACGAACAGGACAAGCTGATCCGGCCGGGGCAAGTCATCGTCGATCTCGGCGCGGCGCCGGGCAGCTGGAGCCAGTACGTGCGCAACAAGCTCGCGCAGGGCAGCCGGCGTGACGCGGCGCGCCAGGGCGGCATCGACGGCACGATCATTGCGCTCGACCTCTTGCCCATGGAGCCCATTGCCGACGTCCACTTCATCGAAGGCGATTTTCGCGAGGAGAGCGTGCTCGCCCAACTGGAGGAGGTGGTGGGCGACCGTCCGGTAGACCTTGTAATTTCGGACATGGCACCCAACCTGTCGGGTGTGGCGGTTGCCGATGCTGCGCGCATCGAGCATGTCTGCGACTTGGCGCTGGAATTCGCGCAGCAGCACCTCAAACCGGATGGCGCCCTTTTAGTCAAGTGCTTCCACGGCAGCGGGTATAGCCAGATCGTCGAGAAGTTCAAGCACCAGTTCAAAATCGTGGCGGCCCGCAAGCCGAAGGCGTCACGTGATAAATCGGCTGAAACGTTTATTTTGGGCAGACAGCTGAAACGTCCGGACGCCCGCGACAAGTGA